In Dioscorea cayenensis subsp. rotundata cultivar TDr96_F1 chromosome 9, TDr96_F1_v2_PseudoChromosome.rev07_lg8_w22 25.fasta, whole genome shotgun sequence, a genomic segment contains:
- the LOC120268989 gene encoding uncharacterized protein LOC120268989, translating to MSSEMDLFWSRPRSFKMDRRSPLAYSIKATISSKLRDFLANYEDDVLPEYIVVLVCNGKHQTQARDDLEAFLGDQSGDFVAWLWKHLSEEICVSMVSHGSLDHRADVNNSCHDVVNEEGRKNVITLPEVLTHHAKSNEMNYEPSNLTPNFEHLDRAAVSVAFHHGHTCIGASSSERNDDNAADFIADEIPKYRSYVARCSPNIKSVADFEEPLGYESQYQKLGHRNHSESPCRSASSLEKGKVTRDDSQFGPLSIKCTTGKRLASVALDAIPRQIRQPRGNVWDRLGKPCEGEGATLHRSLIGESAMLENSCAKRFTDNSNHHIGTFKGVDNPKLKSQFSEIVNMDNTYSCSGSKGDYLRSRKPLPKRQKSLSLSLSTNNSRLQSLNETIRKVPVTTANNLALGSSSAPSASTVNTDDGNAKNEFSDVKSRLRQIEMEMLELRSKKLCASNDKNLSTPSGVPNQSEEDIEARTVLVINVHFAASREDILSHFSKCGVVLKVIILTDSMTAQPTGAAYVVFAGKESVDKAVLMTGTSFYSRILTVMPKAHMPSEFSSQTPASGPLGKPVQPGHLRTPRKFSFRRKYVTTHLQWIRGQPANENCLSPQLSG from the exons ATGTCGTCGGAGATGGACCTCTTCTGGTCCAGGCCGAGATCCTTCAAGATGGATCGTAGATCCCCGCTGGCCTACAGCATCAAGGCCACCATCTCGTCCAAGCTCAGAGACTTCCTCGCCAACTACGAGGACGACGTTCTCCCC GAATACATTGTAGTCCTTGTTTGTAATGGAAAGCATCAGACTCAGGCAAGGGATGATCTTGAGGCTTTTCTTGGTGACCAGAGCGGAGATTTCGTAGCCTG GCTTTGGAAACATCTCTCTGAAGAAATCTGTGTCTCTATGGTCTCTCATGGTTCCTTAGACCATAGAGCTGATGTGAATAATAGCTGCCATGATGTTGTAAATGAGGAGGGCCGGAAGAATGTTATCACACTTCCTGAAGTCTTGACACATCATGCCAAG TCAAATGAAATGAATTATGAACCATCAAACTTAACTCCCAATTTTGAACACCTGGATAGAGCTGCTGTTTCAGTTGCCTTTCATCATGGGCACACTTGTATTGGTGCATCTTCATCTGAAAGGAATGATGATAATGCTGCTGATTTTATTGCTGATGAAATCCCAAAATATCGGTCTTATGTTGCGAGGTGCTCTCCAAATATTAAATCTGTAGCTGATTTTGAGGAACCACTAGGATATGAAAGTCAGTACCAGAAG CTAGGCCACAGAAACCACAGCGAATCACCCTGTCGATCTGCCTCCTCACTAGAGAAAGGAAAAGTTACCAGAG ATGACTCTCAGTTTGGGCCTTTATCTATAAAATGTACCACTGGGAAAAGGCTGGCTTCAGTAGCTCTAGATGCCATTCCTCGCCAAATAAGGCAGCCACGTGGGAACGTTTGGGATAGATTGGGAAAGCCATGTGAAGGAGAAG GTGCCACATTACATAGAAGTTTGATAGGAGAATCTGCCATGCTTGAAAATAGTTGTGCCAAGAGATTCACTGATAACAGTAATCATCACATTGGTACATTTAAAGGTGTAGACAATCCAAAGCTGAAGAGCCAATTCAGTGAGATTGTTAACATGGACAACACTTATTCCTGTTCTGGTTCCAAGGGAGATTATCTACGCAGCAGAAAACCTCTTCCAAAACGTCAGAAGTCACTGTCACTGTCACTGTCTACCAATAACAGCAGATTGCAAAGCTTGAACGAG ACGATTAGGAAGGTTCCTGTGACTACTGCAAACAATCTAGCCTTGGGTAGCAGTTCAGCGCCTTCTGCATCAACCGTAAATACGGATGATGGCAATGCTAAAAAT GAATTCTCTGATGTGAAATCAAGACTGCGTCAAATTGAAATGGAAATGCTTGAGCTTCGGTCAAAGAAGTTATGTGCGAGCAATGATAAAAATTTAAGCACACCATCAG GTGTTCCAAATCAAAGTGAGGAGGATATTGAAGCAAGAACTGTACTTGTGATAAAT GTTCATTTTGCAGCATCAAGAGAAGACATTTTATCGCATTTTAGCAAGTGTGGTGTTGTTCTTAAAGTCATCATACTGACCGATTCAATGACCGCTCAACCGACAGG GGCAGCGTATGTAGTATTTGCTGGCAAGGAGTCTGTTGATAAGGCTGTTCTGATGACCGGCACTTCATTCTACTCTCGGATTTTGACG gTGATGCCAAAAGCTCACATGCCTTCAGAGTTTTCGTCCCAAACACCTGCCTCTGGACCACTTGGAAAACCTGTGCAGCCTGGGCATCTCCGGACTCCCAGGAAGTTTTCCTTCCGAAGAAAGTATGTCACCACTCATCTTCAATGGATTCGTGGCCAACCTGCAAATGAGAACTGTCTATCACCACAACTCAGCGGTTGA
- the LOC120269004 gene encoding YTH domain-containing protein ECT4 isoform X1 produces MASTKEGPDPIDSVGTLANPTTDPSEKSPSSEMKAQPLSPKIDKMVPATSSRDSSKNAQCQLGSFNASGDSRGAYTPNLYAPQAQAFCYTGYDNPSSEWEEYSRYLNIEGMEVGSTGAYNENPSLMFHTAFGYSPQMPYGPYSPVTTPLPSSAGHGQPYSPQQFSFTSPYYQQPVPHSLPYMATPVPVSQADLPIAVDTQGAFLGDTLNSNNMLFGPRPSPSLTHGPFGRGSFVGNSGNHGFYDMRQAYEGVGSDWLRSPEGSGSLTPLPSPVASPQPIAPLGSFEQSVAPLASGMGSRQHRASYGSVSPIGAYNRGHPHCGMYQSSNFGVFMPGLETHNRNLLAFEKGRRRGRGNASLCSCNGALDFLNEQNRGPRATRPKNPITEQSASLESKKENTAAPDHQLYNRPDFVTEYKDAKFFIIKSYSEDNVHKSIKYNVWASTANGNKKLDSAYHDAKEQGVPCPIFLFFSVNASAQFCGVAEMIGPVDFEKSVDYWQQDKWSGQFPVKWHIIKDIPNNLFRHIILENNENKPVTNSRDTQEVKLEQGLEMLNLFKDYESEMSILDDFDFYEDREKAMQDRKAKQQQQSNPAGASATVVMPVGDVHCIPVPISGDYINRMSKSFAQAVRLEGSNVENPPSDKSSLGPPVGMSE; encoded by the exons ATGGCGTCGACCAAAGAGGGGCCGGATCCAATTG ATTCAGTGGGAACCTTGGCTAATCCAACAACTGATCCTTCAGAGAAATCTCCTAGTTCTGAGATGAAAGCACag CCTCTATCCcctaaaattgataaaatggtTCCTGCTACAAGCAGCAGGGATTCATCAAAGAATGCTCAATGTCAATTGGGATCTTTCAATGCAAGTGGAGATAGTCGTGGTGCTTATACACCTAATTTATATGCTCCACAGGCACAAGCATTTTGCTACACAG GATATGACAATCCTTCTAGTGAGTGGGAAGAATATTCTCGCTACCTCAATATTGAAGGCATGGAAGTTGGATCAACT GGTGCATACAATGAGAATCCATCGCTCATGTTCCATACAGCTTTTGGGTACAGTCCTCAGATGCCCTATGGACCATATTCACCAGTTACAACTCCTCTGCCTTCCTCTGCTGGACATGGCCAGCCATACTCCCCTCAGCAATTTTCTTTTACAAGTCCTTATTATCAGCAACCAGTTCCCCATAGCTTGCCTTATATGGCTACACCAGTTCCAGTATCTCAAGCTGATCTGCCAATAGCAGTTGACACACAAGGTGCTTTTCTTGGTGATACCTTGAATTCAAACAATATGCTATTTGGACCAAGACCTAGTCCGAGTTTAACTCATGGTCCCTTTGGTAGAGGAAGCTTTGTTGGCAATTCTGGTAATCATGGTTTCTATGATATGCGGCAAGCATATGAAGGAGTTGGGTCTGACTGGCTGAGATCACCAGAAGGTTCCGGATCCTTGACTCCTTTGCCTTCACCAGTAGCTTCACCCCAACCGATTGCGCCACTTGGGTCATTTGAGCAAAGCGTTGCACCTTTAGCTTCTGGCATG GGTTCTCGTCAGCATAGGGCCTCATATGGTTCTGTGTCCCCAATTGGTGCCTACAATAGAGGTCACCCACATTGTGGGATGTACCAGAGCAGTAACTTCGGAGTATTTATGCCTGGACTGGAAACACATAACCGGAATTTGCTAGCATTTGAGAAAGGCAGGCGGCGAGGAAGGGGGAATGCATCTTTATGTAGTTGCAATGGTGCACTTGACTTTCTCAATGAGCAAAACCGAGGGCCCCGAGCTACACGACCAAAGAATCCGATCACAGAACAGAGTGCATCACttgaaagtaaaaaagaaaatactgcAGCTCCTGATCATCAGTTATATAACAGGCCAGACTTTGTCACTGAATACAAGGATGCAAAGTTCTTCATAATTAAATCCTACAGTGAGGATAATGTCCATAAGAGTATCAAATATAATGTCTGGGCGAGCACAGCCAATGGGAACAAGAAGTTAGACTCTGCCTACCATGATGCCAAAGAGCAAGGAGTTCCatgtccaatttttttatttttctcg GTAAATGCCAGTGCGCAGTTCTGTGGTGTTGCTGAGATGATTGGGCCTGTTGACTTTGAGAAAAGTGTTGATTATTGGCAGCAGGACAAGTGGAGTGGTCAATTCCCTGTTAAGTGGCACATTATTAAAGATATTCCCAACAATCTATTTCGCCATATAATTCTCGAGAACAATGAAAACAAGCCTGTGACCAACAGCAGGGACACCCAAGAG GTAAAATTGGAACAGGGTCTAGAGATGCTAAACCTCTTCAAGGACTATGAATCTGAAATGTCAATCCTTGATGACTTTGATTTCTATGAGGATCGGGAAAAAGCTATGCAAGACAGAAAGGccaagcagcagcagcagtcCAATCCAGCAGGTGCTAGTGCTACTGTTGTAATGCCAGTTGGAGATGTTCACTGCATTCCGGTGCCCATTTCTGGTGACTATATAAATCGAATGTCAAAGAGCTTTGCGCAGGCTGTTCGGTTGGAAGGAAGTAACGTGGAGAACCCACCATCTGATAAAAGTAGTTTGGGTCCTCCCGTTGGAATGTCTGAATAG
- the LOC120269004 gene encoding YTH domain-containing protein ECT4 isoform X2: protein MASTKEGPDPIVGTLANPTTDPSEKSPSSEMKAQPLSPKIDKMVPATSSRDSSKNAQCQLGSFNASGDSRGAYTPNLYAPQAQAFCYTGYDNPSSEWEEYSRYLNIEGMEVGSTGAYNENPSLMFHTAFGYSPQMPYGPYSPVTTPLPSSAGHGQPYSPQQFSFTSPYYQQPVPHSLPYMATPVPVSQADLPIAVDTQGAFLGDTLNSNNMLFGPRPSPSLTHGPFGRGSFVGNSGNHGFYDMRQAYEGVGSDWLRSPEGSGSLTPLPSPVASPQPIAPLGSFEQSVAPLASGMGSRQHRASYGSVSPIGAYNRGHPHCGMYQSSNFGVFMPGLETHNRNLLAFEKGRRRGRGNASLCSCNGALDFLNEQNRGPRATRPKNPITEQSASLESKKENTAAPDHQLYNRPDFVTEYKDAKFFIIKSYSEDNVHKSIKYNVWASTANGNKKLDSAYHDAKEQGVPCPIFLFFSVNASAQFCGVAEMIGPVDFEKSVDYWQQDKWSGQFPVKWHIIKDIPNNLFRHIILENNENKPVTNSRDTQEVKLEQGLEMLNLFKDYESEMSILDDFDFYEDREKAMQDRKAKQQQQSNPAGASATVVMPVGDVHCIPVPISGDYINRMSKSFAQAVRLEGSNVENPPSDKSSLGPPVGMSE from the exons ATGGCGTCGACCAAAGAGGGGCCGGATCCAATTG TGGGAACCTTGGCTAATCCAACAACTGATCCTTCAGAGAAATCTCCTAGTTCTGAGATGAAAGCACag CCTCTATCCcctaaaattgataaaatggtTCCTGCTACAAGCAGCAGGGATTCATCAAAGAATGCTCAATGTCAATTGGGATCTTTCAATGCAAGTGGAGATAGTCGTGGTGCTTATACACCTAATTTATATGCTCCACAGGCACAAGCATTTTGCTACACAG GATATGACAATCCTTCTAGTGAGTGGGAAGAATATTCTCGCTACCTCAATATTGAAGGCATGGAAGTTGGATCAACT GGTGCATACAATGAGAATCCATCGCTCATGTTCCATACAGCTTTTGGGTACAGTCCTCAGATGCCCTATGGACCATATTCACCAGTTACAACTCCTCTGCCTTCCTCTGCTGGACATGGCCAGCCATACTCCCCTCAGCAATTTTCTTTTACAAGTCCTTATTATCAGCAACCAGTTCCCCATAGCTTGCCTTATATGGCTACACCAGTTCCAGTATCTCAAGCTGATCTGCCAATAGCAGTTGACACACAAGGTGCTTTTCTTGGTGATACCTTGAATTCAAACAATATGCTATTTGGACCAAGACCTAGTCCGAGTTTAACTCATGGTCCCTTTGGTAGAGGAAGCTTTGTTGGCAATTCTGGTAATCATGGTTTCTATGATATGCGGCAAGCATATGAAGGAGTTGGGTCTGACTGGCTGAGATCACCAGAAGGTTCCGGATCCTTGACTCCTTTGCCTTCACCAGTAGCTTCACCCCAACCGATTGCGCCACTTGGGTCATTTGAGCAAAGCGTTGCACCTTTAGCTTCTGGCATG GGTTCTCGTCAGCATAGGGCCTCATATGGTTCTGTGTCCCCAATTGGTGCCTACAATAGAGGTCACCCACATTGTGGGATGTACCAGAGCAGTAACTTCGGAGTATTTATGCCTGGACTGGAAACACATAACCGGAATTTGCTAGCATTTGAGAAAGGCAGGCGGCGAGGAAGGGGGAATGCATCTTTATGTAGTTGCAATGGTGCACTTGACTTTCTCAATGAGCAAAACCGAGGGCCCCGAGCTACACGACCAAAGAATCCGATCACAGAACAGAGTGCATCACttgaaagtaaaaaagaaaatactgcAGCTCCTGATCATCAGTTATATAACAGGCCAGACTTTGTCACTGAATACAAGGATGCAAAGTTCTTCATAATTAAATCCTACAGTGAGGATAATGTCCATAAGAGTATCAAATATAATGTCTGGGCGAGCACAGCCAATGGGAACAAGAAGTTAGACTCTGCCTACCATGATGCCAAAGAGCAAGGAGTTCCatgtccaatttttttatttttctcg GTAAATGCCAGTGCGCAGTTCTGTGGTGTTGCTGAGATGATTGGGCCTGTTGACTTTGAGAAAAGTGTTGATTATTGGCAGCAGGACAAGTGGAGTGGTCAATTCCCTGTTAAGTGGCACATTATTAAAGATATTCCCAACAATCTATTTCGCCATATAATTCTCGAGAACAATGAAAACAAGCCTGTGACCAACAGCAGGGACACCCAAGAG GTAAAATTGGAACAGGGTCTAGAGATGCTAAACCTCTTCAAGGACTATGAATCTGAAATGTCAATCCTTGATGACTTTGATTTCTATGAGGATCGGGAAAAAGCTATGCAAGACAGAAAGGccaagcagcagcagcagtcCAATCCAGCAGGTGCTAGTGCTACTGTTGTAATGCCAGTTGGAGATGTTCACTGCATTCCGGTGCCCATTTCTGGTGACTATATAAATCGAATGTCAAAGAGCTTTGCGCAGGCTGTTCGGTTGGAAGGAAGTAACGTGGAGAACCCACCATCTGATAAAAGTAGTTTGGGTCCTCCCGTTGGAATGTCTGAATAG